One stretch of Chryseobacterium indologenes DNA includes these proteins:
- a CDS encoding HNH endonuclease, with protein sequence MAISDKTRKFLWAKSGNRCAICKTELITGSDASEEFNVGEECHIISSKKNGPRYLANLEQYDNYENLLLLCRNHHTEIDELVDTYSEELLRYMKVNHENWVRTAIANAIHDNDDKAEKPRFLMRITSGKELLNIISEAHGYVTDYEELNDRDEAEYIGGIIQTFIDFGDICGMVEAYDKVQIGYDLQKLLDELEEKGYYVFGERDPNTILPHISGTDKWTVATLVIRKKENPEIYKVNL encoded by the coding sequence ATGGCTATTTCAGATAAAACTAGAAAATTTCTATGGGCAAAATCAGGTAATAGATGTGCTATTTGTAAAACTGAATTAATAACAGGTTCAGATGCTTCAGAGGAATTCAATGTTGGTGAAGAATGTCATATAATAAGCTCTAAGAAAAATGGTCCGAGGTACTTAGCTAATCTTGAGCAATATGACAACTATGAAAATTTATTGCTCTTATGTAGAAATCATCATACAGAAATTGATGAACTTGTAGACACCTATTCTGAAGAACTTTTGAGGTACATGAAAGTCAATCATGAGAATTGGGTGAGGACAGCAATAGCAAACGCTATTCATGATAATGATGATAAAGCAGAAAAACCTAGATTTTTGATGAGGATCACATCAGGAAAGGAATTACTAAATATCATTAGCGAGGCGCATGGATATGTCACTGATTATGAAGAATTAAACGACAGAGACGAAGCAGAATATATTGGAGGTATTATACAAACTTTTATTGATTTTGGAGATATATGTGGAATGGTTGAAGCTTATGACAAAGTTCAAATAGGCTATGATTTGCAAAAGCTTCTTGATGAATTAGAAGAAAAAGGATATTATGTTTTTGGAGAAAGGGATCCGAATACCATTCTTCCTCATATTTCTGGAACAGATAAATGGACCGTAGCAACTTTAGTAATAAGAAAAAAAGAAAATCCTGAAATTTATAAAGTTAATTTATAA
- a CDS encoding HAD family hydrolase: MEQIKLIVTDMDGTFLNSSHEMSPEFSDVYQELKKRNIVFVPASGRQMPGITHYFGEIESEIGFIAENGGYIVYKDQELFADTLEYQYIVDIIKAVREIPGAKAVLSAKKMAYYETEDQQFVDFFSKYYTENMKKDDLTEKIDDTAFKIAVYHPEGSEKYLYPALKRFEEFGLEVVVSGEYWLDVMNKDINKGNALKILQKSLGISPENTMAFGDYMNDIEMLKNARYSYAMKNAHPNVKEVANFEACTNDSFGVLKTIKNYLNLN, from the coding sequence ATGGAACAGATTAAATTAATTGTGACGGACATGGATGGGACATTTCTCAATTCCAGCCATGAAATGAGCCCTGAGTTTTCGGATGTTTACCAGGAACTGAAAAAAAGAAATATTGTTTTTGTACCTGCAAGCGGAAGACAGATGCCGGGCATTACCCATTATTTCGGAGAAATAGAAAGTGAGATTGGTTTTATTGCTGAAAACGGAGGCTACATAGTCTATAAAGATCAGGAGCTTTTCGCCGATACACTGGAATATCAGTATATTGTTGATATCATTAAAGCCGTTCGTGAAATACCAGGAGCCAAGGCTGTACTGTCAGCTAAAAAGATGGCTTATTACGAAACCGAAGATCAGCAGTTTGTAGATTTTTTTTCCAAATACTATACTGAAAATATGAAGAAGGATGATCTGACAGAAAAAATTGATGATACCGCCTTTAAAATAGCAGTATATCATCCTGAAGGTTCCGAAAAATATCTGTATCCGGCCCTTAAAAGATTTGAAGAATTCGGTCTTGAAGTGGTAGTCTCCGGGGAGTATTGGCTGGATGTTATGAATAAGGATATCAATAAAGGGAACGCTTTGAAAATCCTTCAGAAATCATTGGGGATTTCTCCAGAAAATACGATGGCTTTCGGAGATTATATGAACGATATAGAAATGCTGAAGAATGCCAGATATTCCTACGCCATGAAAAATGCCCATCCGAATGTAAAAGAGGTAGCTAATTTTGAAGCATGTACCAATGACAGCTTTGGAGTTCTTAAAACGATTAAGAACTATCTGAATTTGAATTAA
- a CDS encoding UDP-glucose--hexose-1-phosphate uridylyltransferase → MNTSFDPKKHPHRRYNPLLDEWLLVSPQRASRPWQGQREETAEEDRPEYDPDCYLCSGNIRANGDRNPEYQGTYVFNNDFGALLNEEVEFSEEHSGFFTLFPERGINRVVCFSEDHSLTLPEMSVGQIKNVVDIWQEQFNELAALDHINYVQIFENKGSIMGCSNPHPHGQIWAQSSVPAMVQKTQDQLKLYFEKNKRTLLEDYLEQEITAGERIVTENEHFAALVPFWASWPYETMIISKQKRENIAGFSEEEKESFAAVLKDLTTIYDNLFETSFPYSAGIHQSPTDGKEHPEWHFHMHFYPPLLRSTEVKKFMVGYEMLAEPQRDITPEQSATILRNLPTIHYKKKIINQYL, encoded by the coding sequence ATGAATACATCATTTGACCCTAAAAAACATCCCCACAGAAGATACAATCCTCTTTTGGATGAATGGTTACTGGTTTCTCCACAACGGGCAAGCCGCCCATGGCAGGGGCAGAGAGAAGAAACAGCAGAAGAAGACCGTCCCGAATACGATCCGGACTGCTATCTCTGTTCAGGAAATATTCGTGCTAACGGAGACCGAAACCCTGAGTACCAGGGAACCTATGTCTTTAACAATGACTTTGGTGCATTGTTGAATGAAGAAGTTGAATTTTCTGAGGAACATTCCGGATTTTTCACCCTTTTTCCGGAACGTGGAATCAACAGGGTTGTTTGTTTTTCTGAAGATCACAGCCTTACCTTACCGGAAATGTCTGTGGGACAGATCAAAAATGTGGTGGATATATGGCAGGAGCAGTTCAATGAGCTGGCGGCCCTGGACCATATCAATTATGTTCAGATTTTTGAAAATAAAGGAAGCATCATGGGCTGCAGCAACCCTCATCCGCACGGCCAGATATGGGCACAGTCGTCTGTTCCGGCAATGGTTCAGAAAACCCAGGATCAGTTGAAATTGTATTTTGAAAAGAATAAAAGAACATTACTGGAAGACTATCTTGAACAGGAAATCACGGCTGGTGAGCGAATCGTCACAGAAAATGAACACTTTGCTGCATTGGTGCCGTTTTGGGCGTCGTGGCCTTATGAAACAATGATTATCAGTAAACAGAAAAGAGAAAATATTGCGGGATTTTCTGAAGAGGAAAAAGAATCTTTTGCAGCTGTACTCAAGGATCTGACCACGATATATGACAATCTTTTTGAAACCTCATTTCCTTATTCTGCGGGCATTCATCAATCTCCAACAGATGGCAAAGAACATCCGGAATGGCATTTTCATATGCACTTTTATCCGCCGTTACTAAGAAGTACGGAAGTTAAAAAATTTATGGTAGGATACGAAATGCTGGCTGAGCCTCAGCGGGACATTACCCCGGAACAAAGTGCCACAATATTAAGAAATCTTCCCACCATTCATTACAAGAAAAAAATAATAAATCAATATCTTTGA
- a CDS encoding putative phage abortive infection protein, with product MAKKQFFILLYEPFTGHGTKIGHYYKHLFQTVKYVDSQKHDVFKHKDNEIKYSYVKILRAQLSNFEQVILYYNSICVLGNNWISDGYIKEYHLLTNLPLSFADFGVQPDKKFEVEMAADPTFFDWEMLKDSFH from the coding sequence ATGGCAAAAAAGCAGTTTTTTATTCTTCTCTACGAACCTTTCACCGGGCACGGGACAAAAATTGGTCATTACTACAAGCATTTGTTTCAAACTGTTAAATACGTTGATTCCCAAAAACACGACGTTTTTAAGCATAAGGATAATGAAATTAAATATTCTTATGTAAAAATATTACGAGCACAATTGTCGAACTTTGAACAAGTTATATTGTACTATAATTCAATATGTGTTCTAGGAAATAATTGGATTTCAGATGGGTATATAAAAGAATATCACTTATTAACCAATTTACCACTTTCATTTGCAGACTTTGGAGTACAACCCGATAAAAAGTTCGAAGTGGAAATGGCAGCTGATCCAACTTTCTTTGATTGGGAAATGCTTAAAGATTCTTTTCATTAG
- a CDS encoding AraC family transcriptional regulator has product MKHVNPSFEAIRPTIGSSFTSLKFLTNENIKSHVWHYHPEIELIFVCKGSGKRQIGSSISYFSDGDLVLIGSNLPHCGLTNENTRNTYEMVIQFKPDFLGEPIWDLPEMQRISALLEKSKAGIVFGDEVKKTIGKEIVEMHEASSLDKLCRFLKILDELSVTHDYRILNAGKYYLQTQIEDNERINLIFNYVKDHFKEAIPLEEMADLANMKVPSFCRYFKKITNKTFTQFVNEYRITHALKLLAEQPLSITEVCFESGFNNFSYFNRTFKEYIQKSPSQYRKEFNYFME; this is encoded by the coding sequence ATGAAACATGTAAATCCTTCTTTTGAAGCAATAAGGCCTACGATAGGAAGTAGTTTTACCAGTCTGAAATTTCTCACCAATGAGAATATAAAATCACATGTCTGGCATTATCATCCTGAGATTGAGCTGATTTTTGTGTGCAAAGGTTCCGGGAAAAGACAGATCGGAAGCAGTATCTCTTACTTTTCGGATGGTGATCTTGTCCTGATAGGAAGCAATCTTCCGCATTGCGGACTGACCAATGAAAATACACGTAATACGTATGAAATGGTGATTCAGTTCAAGCCTGATTTCTTGGGAGAACCTATTTGGGACCTACCGGAGATGCAAAGGATTTCTGCTCTGCTTGAAAAGTCAAAAGCAGGAATTGTATTCGGGGATGAGGTGAAGAAAACAATCGGGAAAGAGATTGTTGAGATGCACGAAGCTTCTTCTCTGGACAAGCTGTGCAGATTTCTGAAAATATTGGATGAGCTGTCTGTGACTCATGATTACAGGATTTTAAATGCAGGAAAATATTACCTTCAGACGCAGATTGAAGACAATGAAAGAATTAATCTTATATTTAATTACGTTAAAGATCATTTCAAAGAAGCCATACCCCTCGAAGAAATGGCTGATCTTGCCAACATGAAAGTACCGTCTTTTTGCCGTTACTTTAAAAAAATTACCAATAAAACCTTTACACAGTTTGTCAACGAATACAGAATTACCCATGCTCTTAAGCTTCTGGCGGAACAGCCATTGAGTATCACAGAGGTTTGCTTTGAATCAGGCTTTAATAACTTCAGCTACTTTAACAGGACTTTTAAAGAATACATCCAAAAAAGCCCTTCTCAATACCGGAAAGAATTTAATTACTTTATGGAGTAA
- the fsa gene encoding fructose-6-phosphate aldolase, which translates to MKFFIDTANLAMIEEASTLGVLDGVTTNPSLMAKEGISGKHNIHNHYLDICKIADGDISAEVLGITFEEMIREGEELAALHPRIVVKVPVTKDGIKAIRYFSEKGIKTNCTLVFSAGQALLAAKAGATYVSPFLGRLDDVSTDGLHLISEIREIYDNYAFATQILAASVRHSMHITNCAKLGADVVTCPLAPILSLLKHPLTDSGLDQFIKDSQKMK; encoded by the coding sequence ATGAAATTTTTTATTGACACTGCGAATCTGGCGATGATAGAGGAAGCCAGTACGCTTGGAGTTCTAGACGGAGTAACCACCAATCCTTCGCTGATGGCGAAAGAAGGTATTTCGGGAAAGCATAATATCCATAATCACTATTTGGATATCTGTAAAATTGCTGATGGAGATATAAGCGCAGAAGTACTTGGAATTACTTTTGAAGAAATGATTAGAGAAGGGGAAGAGCTTGCGGCATTACATCCGCGGATTGTCGTAAAAGTTCCTGTAACTAAGGACGGAATTAAAGCGATCAGATACTTTTCTGAAAAGGGAATAAAAACCAACTGTACTCTTGTTTTCTCAGCCGGTCAGGCTTTATTGGCAGCCAAAGCTGGGGCTACTTATGTTTCTCCGTTTTTGGGAAGACTCGATGATGTTTCTACAGATGGTCTTCATCTCATCTCAGAAATCAGAGAGATTTATGACAACTATGCTTTTGCTACTCAGATACTGGCTGCTTCAGTTCGACACAGTATGCATATTACCAATTGTGCAAAATTGGGAGCCGATGTCGTGACCTGTCCGCTGGCTCCGATACTATCTTTACTCAAACATCCGCTGACAGATTCAGGATTAGACCAGTTTATTAAAGATTCACAAAAAATGAAATAA
- a CDS encoding alpha-glucuronidase: MRYLRLNILFFLIFPLLVFAEDGSQLWLRFPAKNGISADKIISKGSNPTLNIARKELNSHWQGQAVELRTENKDKNLKDGYRIVSTPQKIVISAGKEIGLLYGVYHILRLQQTKADLSHLNTIEKPSYDVRILNHWDNLDGSIERGYAGRSLWKWEDLPGKISPRYEEYARANASVGINSVVLNNVNASPNMLREDYIKKVRVLADIFRPYGIKVYLSVNFSSPKVLGGLQNSDPLNEDVQKWWKDKVAEIYKLIPDFGGFLVKANSEGQPGPQDYGRTHADGANMMADALKPYNGIVMWRAFVYSPSKDDRAKQAYLEFVPLDGKFRDNVIIQIKNGPVDFQPREAFNPLFGALRKTSEMVEFQITQEYLGFSNHLVFLAPLFKETLDSDTYSDGQGSTIAKITDGTLRPAKMTAISAVANIGEDTNWTGHHFAQANWYAFGRLAWNHQLSSEQIADEWIKMTFTDDQKFLNPVKEIMLSSRETAVDYMMPLGLHHIFAGGHHYGPEPWGDYKGGRPDWSPVYYHQADAQGLGFNRTKTGSNAVSQYFPPLNERYGNISTCPENLILWFHHVPWDYTMKDGKSLWDELCYTYDSGVKKVRDYQKTWDSMEPYIDEQRFADVQSKLKIQSKDAVWWKDACLLYFQTFSKKPIPYDIERPVHELEDLKKIKLNMGHHN, translated from the coding sequence ATGCGATATCTGAGACTCAACATTCTATTTTTTCTGATATTTCCGTTACTGGTTTTTGCGGAGGATGGAAGCCAGCTTTGGCTTCGGTTTCCTGCAAAAAACGGAATATCGGCAGATAAAATTATTTCCAAAGGCAGCAATCCAACCCTGAATATTGCCAGAAAAGAGCTGAACAGCCACTGGCAGGGACAGGCGGTAGAACTTCGTACCGAAAACAAAGACAAAAATCTGAAAGACGGTTACAGGATTGTTTCCACGCCTCAAAAAATCGTTATTTCTGCAGGGAAAGAAATAGGATTGTTGTACGGAGTCTATCATATCTTACGATTGCAGCAGACAAAGGCAGATCTGTCTCATTTAAATACTATTGAAAAACCATCATACGATGTAAGGATTCTGAATCATTGGGATAATCTGGACGGAAGCATTGAAAGAGGATACGCCGGAAGATCACTTTGGAAATGGGAAGATTTACCTGGAAAAATTTCTCCCCGATACGAAGAATATGCGAGAGCGAATGCTTCTGTAGGAATCAATTCCGTTGTTTTGAATAATGTGAATGCATCGCCCAATATGCTTAGGGAAGATTATATTAAAAAAGTCAGAGTTCTGGCTGATATTTTCAGACCCTATGGTATTAAGGTATATCTTTCCGTGAATTTTTCTTCCCCTAAAGTGCTGGGCGGATTACAGAACTCAGATCCATTGAATGAAGATGTACAAAAGTGGTGGAAAGATAAAGTAGCTGAAATTTATAAGTTAATTCCCGATTTTGGTGGATTTTTGGTGAAGGCCAATTCCGAAGGGCAGCCTGGTCCTCAGGATTACGGAAGAACCCATGCAGACGGAGCCAATATGATGGCCGATGCCCTGAAGCCTTACAACGGAATTGTCATGTGGAGAGCATTTGTCTACAGCCCTAGCAAAGACGACAGAGCTAAACAGGCTTATCTGGAGTTTGTTCCTCTGGATGGTAAATTCAGGGATAACGTAATTATTCAGATTAAAAATGGTCCGGTTGATTTTCAGCCGCGAGAAGCTTTTAATCCACTTTTTGGAGCATTAAGAAAAACTTCCGAAATGGTAGAATTTCAGATTACACAGGAATATCTGGGCTTTTCAAATCATCTCGTTTTTCTGGCTCCTTTATTCAAGGAAACACTAGACAGCGATACTTATTCTGACGGCCAGGGTTCTACGATTGCTAAAATTACAGACGGTACATTAAGACCTGCAAAAATGACAGCCATTTCAGCCGTTGCCAATATCGGGGAAGATACCAACTGGACGGGGCATCATTTTGCCCAGGCTAACTGGTATGCATTCGGGAGATTAGCATGGAATCATCAGCTGAGTTCAGAACAGATTGCCGATGAATGGATTAAAATGACCTTCACAGATGATCAGAAATTCCTGAATCCGGTAAAAGAAATCATGCTTTCTTCCAGGGAAACTGCTGTGGATTATATGATGCCTTTGGGACTTCACCACATTTTTGCAGGCGGACATCACTACGGGCCAGAGCCATGGGGAGATTATAAAGGCGGAAGACCGGACTGGTCACCTGTCTATTATCATCAGGCTGATGCTCAGGGACTGGGCTTTAACAGAACAAAAACAGGAAGTAATGCTGTTTCACAATATTTTCCACCATTGAATGAAAGGTATGGGAATATCTCAACCTGCCCGGAGAATCTTATCCTATGGTTTCATCATGTTCCGTGGGATTATACAATGAAAGACGGAAAATCGCTGTGGGATGAACTGTGTTATACCTATGATTCAGGAGTGAAAAAGGTTAGGGATTATCAGAAAACATGGGATAGCATGGAGCCTTATATAGATGAGCAGAGATTTGCTGATGTTCAGTCAAAACTCAAAATTCAGTCAAAAGATGCGGTCTGGTGGAAGGATGCCTGCCTGCTGTATTTCCAGACTTTTTCCAAAAAACCGATTCCTTATGACATCGAACGCCCTGTTCACGAATTGGAAGATCTGAAAAAAATTAAATTGAATATGGGACATCACAATTAA
- a CDS encoding DEAD/DEAH box helicase, translating to MSHNFIRRIQENDNIQDIFAYVLDNIFRNGPNKTSDLEILTLLRIYHPEEFTEHLGKILYFIGIFYKHNLQTTSLEEVIFGQYRRYIKKEYDHYYTPVQAKILYSIQNKRCFSFSAPTSTGKSFVFLNQIKKSRGDVVIIVPSRALINEYLIKLDYALQDKSINILTFIDKINTKKAKRNIFIVTPERCRELFKLKLQFNIDLFLFDEAQLSNEESTRGLLFDGMVRRCYKNFLNSTFVFAHPFVRNPEAQFVKNNIEFNTENFSQFVQKNVGQIFFYHERSSGSFHHFGIDKSVMGNFKVLSPFDPIEAVLIASGSVLFYVSKASIKNNKVFTEFQDYIKLCKEYSDEIVHDYIQDLTEYTGGSVDRNKDYYSKLISYLKRGIVIHHGSLPLKIRSILEKYTNAGLCKICFATSTLEQGVNMPFDIVYLNKLEGSKPLSVKNLIGRAGRSTIDYKFDYGFVVVKNIPNFRNIMVQDEELETISLLDVKEPEKDDDYNDFKDAILNETFDDELNLTENQVRKLSSQEIFSIIGQLLNSIFEGDDIISLETLNQDINEKHSLYDKFEQIYSGYLGRELSHGEQNVFNTAIKIIIWKVHGKTFKNICWYRYSHTSLSNLRRLQKHNHLFLNRLQAKWYTECPTEFPNKNLQAYNALSIDGKNILAKDVDYDFIISDTYDYIDKLIGFKLSDVFYAAFIKYYDQYEDPRAVKLAKYIKYGTDKERYILLLRYGLTFEDIDVLDDYITDVSEEEIIVKDTIYDLTEKQIEPLRRYI from the coding sequence ATGAGCCATAATTTTATACGTAGAATACAGGAAAATGATAATATTCAAGATATATTCGCATATGTCTTGGACAATATATTTAGAAATGGTCCAAACAAAACATCAGATCTTGAAATACTGACCCTATTACGAATCTATCATCCTGAAGAATTTACTGAGCACCTTGGCAAAATATTATATTTTATCGGCATATTTTATAAGCATAATTTACAGACGACTTCACTTGAGGAAGTGATTTTCGGACAATATCGAAGGTACATCAAAAAGGAATATGACCACTACTACACCCCTGTCCAGGCAAAAATTCTGTATAGTATCCAAAATAAGAGGTGCTTTAGCTTTTCAGCCCCGACAAGTACTGGAAAATCATTTGTTTTTTTAAATCAGATTAAAAAATCACGCGGTGATGTTGTAATTATTGTACCCTCTCGAGCACTCATTAATGAATACCTAATCAAATTAGATTACGCTCTCCAAGATAAGTCAATAAATATTCTAACATTTATTGACAAGATCAATACAAAAAAAGCTAAGCGAAATATTTTCATTGTAACACCTGAGAGATGCAGAGAATTATTTAAGCTTAAATTGCAATTCAACATCGATCTGTTTCTATTCGACGAAGCCCAATTGTCCAATGAAGAATCAACTCGAGGATTATTATTTGACGGTATGGTAAGACGTTGTTATAAAAATTTTTTGAATTCTACTTTTGTGTTTGCCCACCCTTTTGTTAGAAACCCGGAAGCTCAATTTGTAAAAAACAATATCGAATTTAATACGGAAAATTTCAGTCAATTTGTTCAAAAAAATGTTGGTCAAATTTTTTTTTATCATGAAAGATCATCCGGCAGCTTCCATCATTTTGGAATAGATAAATCCGTTATGGGAAATTTTAAAGTCCTTTCACCTTTTGATCCTATTGAAGCTGTACTTATTGCGTCGGGATCCGTACTTTTTTATGTATCCAAAGCATCAATAAAAAATAACAAAGTATTTACAGAATTTCAAGATTACATCAAGTTATGTAAAGAATACAGCGACGAAATTGTTCATGACTACATCCAAGATCTTACTGAATATACGGGAGGTTCCGTAGACAGGAATAAGGATTACTATTCGAAACTTATCAGCTATTTAAAACGGGGAATCGTAATTCATCATGGTTCTCTCCCTTTAAAAATCAGAAGTATCCTGGAAAAGTACACAAATGCGGGATTGTGCAAAATTTGCTTCGCAACGTCGACTTTGGAACAAGGCGTAAACATGCCATTTGATATTGTTTATCTGAATAAATTAGAAGGCTCAAAACCCCTTTCCGTAAAAAACTTAATTGGTAGAGCCGGCCGTTCAACGATTGATTATAAATTTGACTATGGTTTTGTGGTCGTTAAGAATATTCCGAACTTTAGAAATATAATGGTTCAAGATGAAGAATTAGAAACCATTTCTTTACTTGATGTTAAAGAGCCTGAAAAAGATGATGATTACAATGATTTCAAAGATGCAATTCTAAATGAAACTTTTGATGATGAACTAAATTTAACAGAGAATCAGGTTAGGAAACTAAGTTCACAAGAAATATTCTCCATTATTGGACAACTATTAAATTCAATTTTTGAAGGTGATGATATTATATCACTAGAAACGTTAAATCAGGATATTAATGAAAAACACTCGTTATATGATAAATTTGAACAAATATATTCTGGTTATTTAGGTCGTGAGCTAAGTCATGGAGAGCAAAATGTTTTCAATACTGCAATAAAAATTATTATTTGGAAGGTTCATGGTAAAACATTTAAAAATATTTGTTGGTACAGGTATAGTCACACTAGTTTATCAAACTTAAGGCGGCTCCAAAAACATAATCACTTATTTTTAAATCGACTTCAAGCTAAATGGTACACCGAATGTCCTACAGAATTTCCTAATAAAAATCTTCAGGCTTATAACGCATTGAGCATTGATGGCAAGAATATTTTAGCAAAGGATGTTGATTATGACTTTATCATCAGTGATACTTATGACTACATTGATAAATTGATAGGCTTCAAATTATCAGATGTATTTTATGCCGCATTTATCAAATATTATGATCAATATGAAGACCCAAGAGCAGTAAAACTTGCTAAATACATAAAATATGGAACGGACAAGGAAAGATATATTCTTTTATTGAGATATGGTCTCACCTTCGAAGATATAGATGTTTTAGATGATTACATTACTGATGTCTCCGAAGAAGAAATAATAGTTAAAGATACAATTTATGACTTAACGGAAAAACAAATTGAGCCTCTACGAAGATACATTTAA
- a CDS encoding ArsR family transcriptional regulator produces the protein MKKSTDRKPAKTCYEHIGGKLGQLLLEQFVEKGWIAKDSPADRNYYITDKGQEEFTKLGIDLSQIKAE, from the coding sequence ATGAAAAAATCAACCGATAGAAAGCCAGCCAAAACATGTTATGAGCATATCGGCGGAAAATTAGGTCAGCTTCTTTTAGAACAATTTGTAGAGAAAGGCTGGATTGCTAAGGATAGTCCTGCTGACCGTAACTATTATATTACAGATAAAGGACAGGAAGAGTTTACAAAACTGGGCATTGATCTGTCACAAATAAAAGCAGAATAA
- the galK gene encoding galactokinase — protein MQEQLINPTIQKFRTEFKAEPEHIFLSPGRINIIGEHVDYSDGFVLPAAIDKYICFAVRKLPQSNFCTIIAKDLGEEYTFDVTIEVKPVQQMWMNYILGVFSQLQKPETHFCGMEIVFSSTIPMGSGLSSSAALECGFAYILNEIFDLHLTKKEIAVIGQKSEHTFAGVQCGIMDQFASVFGKENKVIMLDCNSLEHQYFDADLKGYSLLLFDSCVKHTHLTSGYNERRKDVEHGKKVLWKNFPEIEKFRDFTLAMLDHTKEEMGDISYKRCLYLLKEIRRVEMAAKVISEGNIEYLGTLLTETHAGLSTEFEVSCIELDFLVEKALKQEGVLGARIMGGGFGGCSINLIQENRAEEVIKTISEKYLEHFNIQMKVYQVKISDGIKEYTNEYII, from the coding sequence ATGCAGGAACAGTTAATCAACCCAACCATACAAAAGTTTAGGACCGAATTCAAAGCAGAGCCTGAACACATCTTCCTTTCTCCCGGGAGAATTAATATTATCGGTGAGCATGTAGACTATAGCGACGGTTTTGTATTGCCTGCTGCTATAGACAAATATATTTGTTTTGCTGTCCGCAAGCTGCCACAGTCTAATTTTTGTACCATCATAGCCAAAGACCTCGGAGAAGAATATACATTTGATGTCACAATTGAGGTAAAACCCGTTCAGCAGATGTGGATGAACTATATTCTGGGCGTTTTCAGCCAGTTGCAAAAGCCTGAAACTCACTTTTGCGGAATGGAAATTGTTTTCAGCAGTACCATTCCGATGGGATCTGGGCTTTCTTCTTCGGCAGCCCTTGAATGTGGTTTTGCCTATATCCTCAATGAAATTTTTGACCTTCATCTCACCAAAAAAGAAATCGCGGTGATCGGGCAAAAATCAGAACATACTTTTGCAGGAGTTCAGTGCGGAATTATGGATCAGTTTGCCTCTGTTTTCGGAAAGGAAAATAAGGTAATTATGCTCGATTGTAATTCCCTGGAGCATCAATATTTTGATGCAGACCTTAAAGGATACAGCCTTTTGCTTTTCGACAGCTGCGTGAAGCATACTCATTTGACATCCGGCTATAATGAAAGACGTAAAGATGTTGAGCACGGAAAAAAAGTTTTATGGAAAAATTTCCCTGAAATCGAAAAATTCCGGGATTTTACATTGGCTATGCTTGATCATACAAAGGAAGAAATGGGAGATATTTCATACAAAAGATGTCTCTATCTGTTGAAAGAAATCCGAAGAGTAGAAATGGCGGCCAAAGTAATTTCGGAAGGAAATATTGAATATCTGGGAACACTTCTTACAGAAACCCATGCCGGGCTGTCCACTGAATTTGAGGTCAGTTGTATCGAACTTGATTTTTTGGTAGAAAAAGCCTTAAAGCAGGAAGGGGTACTGGGAGCAAGAATCATGGGAGGCGGCTTTGGAGGCTGCAGTATCAACCTGATTCAGGAAAACAGAGCTGAAGAAGTGATTAAAACCATCAGTGAAAAATATCTTGAACATTTTAATATTCAGATGAAAGTTTACCAGGTTAAAATTTCAGACGGGATAAAAGAATACACCAATGAATACATCATTTGA